From Cellulomonas dongxiuzhuiae, the proteins below share one genomic window:
- a CDS encoding tRNA (cytidine(34)-2'-O)-methyltransferase → MHVAFFEPRIPGNTGSAIRLCAGTGATLHLVEPLGFELTEARLRRAGLDYHDLAHVVVHPGLDDLLAAVPTSRVWAFTTHATRRYTDVDWRDDDVLLFGPEPTGLPPHVLAHPRIADQLRIPMLPGRRSMNLSNAAAVAAYEAWRVLGFPGGV, encoded by the coding sequence GTGCACGTCGCCTTCTTCGAGCCCCGCATCCCCGGCAACACCGGCAGCGCCATCCGCCTGTGCGCGGGCACGGGCGCGACCCTGCACCTCGTCGAGCCGCTGGGGTTCGAGCTGACGGAGGCCCGCCTGCGGCGCGCCGGCCTGGACTACCACGACCTCGCGCACGTCGTCGTGCACCCCGGGCTCGACGACCTGCTGGCCGCCGTGCCGACGTCCCGGGTGTGGGCGTTCACGACGCACGCCACGCGCCGCTACACCGACGTCGACTGGCGCGACGACGACGTCCTGCTGTTCGGCCCCGAGCCGACCGGCCTGCCGCCGCACGTCCTGGCGCACCCGCGCATCGCGGACCAGCTGCGCATCCCGATGCTGCCGGGCCGCCGCTCGATGAACCTGTCGAACGCGGCCGCCGTCGCGGCGTACGAGGCGTGGCGCGTGCTCGGGTTCCCCGGCGGGGTGTGA